A single genomic interval of Nostoc commune NIES-4072 harbors:
- the fghA gene encoding S-formylglutathione hydrolase: MSNFNLISEYKSFGGKLGFYSHFSSTCNGEMRFAVYQPPQANQKPVPILYFLSGLSSTEENFMVKSGVQRFASEYGLILVAPDTSPRNTGIAGEDDHWDFGTGAGFYVDATEEPWRKNYQMYSYVVEELPALITANFPTQPEKQGIFGHSMGGHGALVCAMRNPELYKSVSAFAPITAPMRCPWGQKAFSGYLGNNQESWRAYDASELVKKVGYHSSILIDQGTADKFLAEQLMPEVFEQACADVNQPLKLRYQEGYDHSYYFIASFIEDHIRHHALA; this comes from the coding sequence ATGTCTAACTTCAACCTCATTTCCGAATATAAAAGCTTTGGTGGCAAACTCGGCTTTTATAGCCATTTCTCCTCAACCTGTAACGGTGAAATGCGCTTTGCTGTCTATCAACCACCACAAGCAAATCAAAAACCTGTGCCGATTCTCTATTTCCTCTCTGGGTTAAGTTCCACGGAAGAGAATTTTATGGTTAAGTCGGGAGTGCAGCGCTTTGCATCTGAGTACGGTTTGATATTGGTTGCACCAGATACAAGTCCGCGTAATACTGGCATTGCAGGTGAGGATGATCACTGGGACTTTGGCACAGGTGCAGGCTTTTATGTTGATGCTACAGAGGAACCGTGGCGTAAAAACTATCAAATGTATAGTTACGTCGTCGAGGAATTACCTGCTTTAATTACCGCAAATTTCCCTACGCAACCTGAAAAACAAGGTATTTTCGGTCATTCGATGGGTGGACATGGGGCGCTTGTCTGTGCAATGAGAAATCCAGAACTTTACAAATCAGTATCAGCTTTTGCACCTATCACTGCACCTATGCGTTGTCCTTGGGGTCAAAAGGCTTTTAGTGGTTATCTTGGCAATAATCAAGAAAGCTGGCGTGCTTATGATGCTAGTGAATTAGTCAAAAAAGTAGGATATCACAGTTCGATTCTCATTGACCAAGGCACTGCTGATAAATTTTTAGCTGAACAATTAATGCCTGAAGTGTTTGAGCAAGCTTGTGCAGATGTTAACCAGCCGCTAAAGTTGCGTTACCAAGAAGGTTATGACCACAGTTATTATTTTATTGCCAGTTTTATTGAAGATCATATCCGCCATCATGCGTTAGCGTAG
- a CDS encoding Uma2 family endonuclease yields the protein MATQLSEAKSQTELVISWEALPKDFKLEDEPVENTGQPLLAGALRESLEISGFIQPQMLIASNFGLCATVNGQFIAKAPDWVYVPLVNQVVGNRKSYTPNLEGDIPAIAIEFLSDTEGGEYSVKRSYPPGKWFFYEQILQIPIYIIFEPDGGLLEYYQLENKRYELKQPDENGRHWIDVMGLFLGTWQGTKEAHTGYWLRWWDQAGNLLPWAVEQIEQERQRAEQERQRAEQEHQRAEQERQQKERLIAYLQSQGIDPNNLPPLE from the coding sequence ATGGCAACCCAACTCAGTGAAGCCAAATCCCAAACTGAACTGGTAATCTCTTGGGAAGCCTTACCCAAGGATTTTAAACTAGAGGATGAACCAGTGGAGAATACAGGTCAGCCACTTTTGGCTGGTGCTTTGCGTGAAAGCTTAGAAATCAGTGGATTCATCCAACCCCAAATGTTGATAGCTTCTAACTTTGGTCTTTGTGCGACAGTCAACGGGCAATTTATTGCCAAAGCACCTGACTGGGTTTATGTACCATTAGTGAATCAAGTTGTGGGTAATCGCAAAAGTTATACACCCAATTTAGAAGGAGATATCCCAGCGATCGCCATCGAATTTCTATCGGATACTGAGGGTGGAGAATATTCGGTAAAGCGAAGTTATCCACCAGGCAAATGGTTTTTCTATGAGCAAATTTTGCAGATTCCCATTTACATAATTTTTGAACCAGATGGCGGTTTATTGGAATATTATCAACTGGAAAATAAACGTTATGAGTTAAAGCAACCTGACGAAAATGGCCGTCATTGGATTGATGTAATGGGCTTATTTTTGGGAACTTGGCAAGGAACAAAAGAAGCTCACACTGGTTATTGGTTGCGCTGGTGGGATCAAGCTGGTAATCTATTACCGTGGGCTGTAGAACAGATTGAACAAGAACGCCAACGCGCCGAACAAGAACGTCAACGTGCTGAACAAGAACACCAACGCGCCGAACAAGAACGCCAGCAAAAAGAACGACTGATTGCTTATTTGCAATCTCAGGGTATTGACCCGAATAATTTGCCTCCGTTGGAGTAG
- a CDS encoding DUF1565 domain-containing protein — MAQNFYVNPVSGKDTNLGSQQAPFKTITQALKVSTDNTKIQLAEGNYNTASGEAFPLTVPSGVTVVGNETNKGNGILIEGSGSYLSRTFAAQNVTFVLLDKAELRGVTVTNLASRGSGVWIESTAPTVANNTFTNCKREGVFTTGEANPVILGNVFSENAANGIAIAKNSKGQIQDNTCLKTGFGIAISDTASPTLRDNKTYENRSGIVISGSARPVLRNNVCENNTDDGITVIGTALPDIGSTNNLGGNTLRNNGKFNLQNASSNKLVSVGNKIDTSKVTGNVEFADNSVPTPTPTPTPTPIPTPTPTPTPTPTPTPTPTPTPTPTPTPIPIPIPTPTPTPTPTPTPTPTPTPTIELTDIKNHWAGGFIRELVKLGIVNGFPDRTFKPDATMTRAQYAALLVKAFNPPPSRPAIKFKDVPADFWASKVIQQAYQGSFLSGFPDNTFAPNKNIQRVQVIVSLVNGLGLSADSTTVTKTFDDQAKIPEYAKDEVVKAIDKGIIVNHPNVKQLNPTRDATRAEVTVMVYQALVDAGRVAAIDSPYIVA, encoded by the coding sequence ATGGCTCAGAATTTTTATGTAAATCCAGTATCCGGCAAAGATACTAACCTTGGTAGCCAACAAGCCCCATTCAAAACTATTACGCAAGCCCTTAAAGTATCTACAGATAACACCAAGATTCAACTAGCAGAAGGTAATTACAATACTGCTAGCGGTGAAGCCTTTCCGCTAACGGTTCCATCTGGGGTGACAGTGGTGGGTAATGAAACCAATAAAGGCAATGGTATTTTAATTGAAGGGAGTGGTAGCTATTTGAGCCGTACTTTTGCTGCTCAGAATGTCACATTTGTACTACTCGATAAAGCCGAACTGCGGGGAGTGACTGTAACAAATTTAGCTAGCCGTGGTAGTGGTGTCTGGATTGAATCAACTGCCCCTACTGTTGCCAATAACACCTTCACCAACTGTAAACGGGAAGGAGTATTTACTACAGGTGAGGCTAATCCAGTTATTCTAGGTAATGTGTTCAGTGAGAATGCAGCCAATGGAATTGCGATCGCTAAAAATTCCAAAGGTCAAATTCAAGATAATACCTGCTTAAAAACAGGTTTTGGCATTGCCATTAGTGATACTGCATCACCCACCCTTCGAGATAACAAAACTTACGAAAACCGTTCTGGAATTGTCATCTCTGGCAGCGCTCGTCCTGTATTGCGTAACAATGTCTGCGAAAATAACACTGACGATGGTATCACAGTAATCGGAACTGCCTTACCAGATATCGGCAGTACCAATAACTTAGGAGGCAATACTTTACGCAATAACGGTAAATTTAATTTGCAAAATGCCAGTTCCAACAAGCTGGTTTCTGTGGGAAATAAAATAGATACGTCTAAAGTCACAGGAAACGTAGAGTTTGCAGATAATTCGGTTCCGACGCCCACACCAACACCTACTCCCACTCCCATTCCCACTCCAACACCAACACCAACACCGACACCGACACCGACACCGACACCAACACCAACGCCAACACCTACTCCCACTCCCATTCCCATTCCAATACCAACTCCTACCCCAACACCAACTCCCACTCCCACTCCGACACCAACTCCCACGCCTACTATAGAATTAACCGATATTAAAAATCATTGGGCAGGTGGCTTTATTCGGGAATTAGTCAAGTTAGGGATAGTTAATGGTTTTCCAGATCGCACATTTAAACCAGATGCTACGATGACACGGGCACAATATGCAGCATTACTGGTAAAAGCTTTCAATCCACCCCCAAGCCGCCCCGCGATTAAATTCAAAGATGTACCAGCAGACTTCTGGGCATCGAAAGTAATTCAGCAGGCATATCAAGGTTCATTTCTCTCTGGTTTTCCTGACAATACCTTTGCCCCCAACAAAAATATCCAGCGCGTGCAAGTAATTGTTTCCTTGGTGAATGGATTGGGGTTATCTGCTGATAGTACAACCGTTACCAAAACTTTTGATGACCAAGCAAAGATTCCTGAATATGCTAAGGATGAGGTAGTAAAAGCTATAGACAAGGGGATTATCGTCAATCACCCGAACGTCAAACAACTCAATCCTACCCGCGATGCTACACGCGCTGAGGTGACGGTGATGGTATACCAAGCTTTGGTAGACGCTGGCCGTGTAGCTGCGATTGACTCGCCTTATATTGTTGCTTAA